The Scyliorhinus canicula chromosome 21, sScyCan1.1, whole genome shotgun sequence region cctgtGTGGGTCTggccaagggatatggagactggaactgtgcacagtgctcccagtgtgggtctaaccaagggatatggagactggaactgtgcacagtgctcccagtgtgggtctaaccaagggatatggaaagggggggggggagacagcgacCAATGGAAATTCCCGTCCCATCAGTCAGTCCATCTATTTTTGAGAGGACGCCTCTGATTGGGCAGCCTCCGGCCAATCACCGTTGCTGACATGGCGCAGGCTCGGCGGCGTGCAGAGGCCAGCGGGAGGCGACTCCTGATTGGAGGAGGGTGACCAATGGCGAGGAGCGAGCAAATAGACTCCGCCCCTCGCCCAATGCCATTGGCGGAGGTAGCTGGTGGACCCAATCGGGAGCGTGCGTCCGAGCCCCACGTGGCTGGCGGGTGGGCCGAACGCTCGCGCCCCCTACTATTGGAGGAGAGCCGTGAGTGACTCGACGCCTGGCCAATggtgccgcgggatgggagagggaggcggtaACCCAGGAGAGACGCGACGCCCGATTGGACGGTGAGAGGGCAGGGTGGCCAATGGGCGGCCGCCTTGCACGGCGGGCAAGCTGACGGGACGGGCTGAGAGCCGCCTCCTGATTGGAGCGCGGGGGGCGGACCAACGGGAAGGGCCGTTACTGGCGGGtgggcgcggagagagagggaggagagctgGAGCGCGgggaataaataaaaaataatgagGTAAAAGTTCCCCCCGAGAGACCGGCCGCTTGCCCCGCGAGTGGAGAGCCCGGAGCGGAGAGGCAGCAACCGGCAGCGAGCCGGAGCGGCGGCGGCAGGCCCACAGAAAGAGGCGCCAAAACTTTTACTGTGCGGGGAGGGCGGAAAGTTCGAGAAGGCAgcgagcgggggtggggtgagagagaCAGCCGCCGGCCGGAGATGAGTGGGGCCCCCGAGGCTAAGCTGGCCCGCTTGGAGGAGCCGACAGCGGGCGGCAGGCAAGCGGCGGGAGAGCCGGAGGAGGCCGCAGGCGGCGCTGCACAGGCGCGGCCGGgcaagggggcggggccggggggcgtGGTCCCggccggagggggcggggccgcccCGCCCGCCGTTGCCGCGGTGACCGCCGCCGTTGCCCGGGAGACGCAGCGCGCCCTGGAGGCGGTCGACACGTGCCAGCGCGAGCTGGAGGCGCTGAATGAGCGCGCCAGCGAGGAGATCCTGCGGGTGGAGCGGCGCTACGGAGACCTGCGCCGGCCGCACCTGGAGCGACGCAGCCGCCTGATCGAGGACATCCCCggcttctgggtcactgccgTATCCTTTACACCGCATCCTGGCATTGCAAACCCCCCACCGCCCAGACTGGTGCAACCTTgcattccaaacccccccccccccccatgactagTGCAAACTtgcattccaaccccccccccccccatgactagTGCAACCTTGCAtttcaaaccccaccccccccccccccaatgactgGTGCAATGTTGCattgcaaatctccccccccccccctttttccggGACTGGTGCAACCATGCATTGCAAattctctcttcccccttcccccccccccgcaaaaaccGGGCTGGTGCAATCTTGCATTGCAAACCTTCAACcttgcattagaacatagaacagcacagaacaggcccttcgcccctcaatgttgtgccgagccatgatcaccctactcaaacccacgtatccaccctatacccgtaacccaacaaccccccctccccctaaccttacatttattaggacacgacgggcaatttagcgtggccaatccacctaacccgcacatctttggactgtgggaggaaaccggagcacctggaggaaacccacgcagacacggggaggacgtgcagactccacacagacagtgacccagccgggaatcgaacctgggaccctggagctgtgaagcatttatgctaagcaccatgctgcccattgcatTGCAttgcaaattcccccccccttcccaggacTAGTGCAACCTTGCATTGCAAATTCCCCCCCTTCCCGGGACTAGTGCAACCTTGCATTGCAAATTCCCCCCCTTCCCGGGACTAGTGCAACCTTGCattgcaaccccccctcccccccccccccccccccaaagaccggTGCAATCTTGCATTGCAAATCCCCCCTTCCGAGACTGATGCAACTTTGCATTGCAAATTCCCACCGGACTGGTGCAACCTAGCATtgcaaataccccccccccccccccccccaaaaaccgacTGGTGCAACCATACATTGCAAATCACCCCCTCTTCCCGGGTCTGGTGCAACCTTGCATTgcaaataacaccccccccccccccccccccccaaagactggTACAACTTTGCATATAAATCCACTCCGGACTGCTGTAAACCACCCGGTTTGCATTGTAATTGTTCCAGTCATTTCCATTGTAAATGTTGCTCATTTTGAAGCTAGTCCAATACCCACGTGTATCCTGTGAGATTAGAGAATGTGGACAATGACTCGGCCTCCCTCAGGTGCCAATGGTGTTTGACGGTTTATGATTTGgcagacttttaaaaataatctttattgacttgtgacaagtaggcttacattagcattgcatgaagtggagatgccggcgttggactggggtgagcacagtaagaagtcttacaataccaggttaaagtccaacaggttgaaacaaacctgttggactttaacctggtgttgtaagacttcttactggattaacactgcagtgaagttactgtgcaaagtacctagtcgccacattctggcgcctgttcgggtgcaccgggagaattctgaatgtccaattcacccaatagcacatttttggactgtgggaggaaaccggagcacccggaggaaacccacgcacacacggggagaacgtgcagactccgcacagacagtgacccaagccgggaatcacatCTGAGACCGTGGCGCTCTGAAGcgacagtgcgaaccactgtgctaccctgctgccttgtgACCCTGTGCACCCCAGTGGATCCTTGCTCAGAACGCAGTCGGACTGATGCCTCACCATCTCTCGCCTCTCCATTTCACCTCCACCCGCCAGCACTCTCCCAAACTGCCAATTGAGGCATGTCTTGCTGCAGAATGAGGCCGCTTTAACTGTCTTGTGCTTGCAATTGTCTGTTAAGActctggctgtgggggctggcACACAGCCAGGGGCACTGCCTTCCATTGCCCACACTATTGCAACACTgattgtttcccccccacccccagctcaggCTGGAAATTGATTGAGTGAACGAGCTTGCAATGTGAAGTTGTGCAATTCCTTGACTCTCTCCCTCAGTTCCTCAATCACCCGCAGCTCTCTGCACTCATTGATGAGAATGATGAGGAAGCCTTTAATTACATGATGAGGCTAGAGGTGAGAACCTTATTGGATGATATGGTTTCTGCATTGTCTCTTGCGTCTCAACAATCCGTAAACGTCTGTACTTAAACAACCACTTTCTGCctttgtctctatctctctgcactgtctccatcaaacactcccaggacagatagagcactgagttagatacagagtaaagctccctctacactccccatcaaacactcccaggacaggtacagcacggggttagatacagagtaaagctccctctacactgtccccatcaaacactcccagggcacgtacagcaaggggttagatacagagtaaagctccctctacaccgtccctattaaacactcccaggacaggtacagcacagggttagatacagagtaaagctccctctactctgtccccatcaaacactcccaggacaggtacagcaaggggttagatacagagtaaagctccctctacactgtccctattaaacactcccaggacaggtacagcacagggttagatacagagtaaagctccctctactctgtccccatcaaacactcccaggacaggtacagcacggggttagatacagagtaaagctccctctacactccccatcaaacactcccaggacaggtacagcacggggttagatacagagtaaagctccctctacactgtccccatcaaacactcccaggacaggtacagcacggggttagatacagagtaaagctccctctacactgtccccatcaaacactcccagcacaggtacagcacggggttagatccagagtaaagctccctctacactgtccccatcaaacactcccagcacaggtacagcacggggttagatacagagtaaagctccatctacactgtccccattaaacactcccaggacaggtacagcacagggttagatacagagtaaagctccctctacactgtccccatcaaacactcccaggacaggtacagcacggggttagatacagagtaaagctccctctacactgtccccatcaaacactcccaggacagggacagcacggggttagatacagagtaaagatccatctacactgtccccattaaacacccaGCTGGAGTGGGGTGTCAGTTTCGAACTCTTACCTCAACCCTCAGGATCGTTCAGTGTGTGAGCTGCTCGGCAGGAGCAGCTGTCAGACTGCAGCTATCCACCCCAGCGATGCTCGGCCGCCCTGAAACAGTCCAAGTCTcgcttcttcttcctctgccccacccaccccgtgttctccctctgccccacccaccccgtgttccccctctgccccacccaccccgtgttctccctctgccccacccaccccgtgttctccctctgccccacccaccccgtgtTCTCCCtatgccccacccaccccgtgttctccctctgccccacccaccccgtgttctccctctgccccacccaccccgtgttctccctctgccccacccaccccgtgttctccctctgccccacccaccccgtgttctccctctgccccacccaccccgtgttctccctctgccccacccaccccgtgtTCTCCCtatgccccacccaccccgtgttctccctctgccccacccaccccgtgttctccctctgccccacccaccccgtgttctccctctgccccacccaccccgtgttctccctctgccccacccaccccgtgttctccctctgccccacccaccctgtgttctccctctgccccacccaccccgtgttctccctctgccccacccaccccgtgtTGCCGGTTTAATACCATCCGGCTTTGTTTTGAAACCCTGCAGGTTGAAGAGTTTGAAGACATCAAGTCCGGCTACAGAATAAAGTTTAACTTCAGCGACAACCCTTACTTCGAGAACAACCTTATCATCAAAGAATTTCACCTGGGAACTGGAGGTGAGAGGGCAGTTGGAATCGTTTTGGAGGATTCTTGTGGGAGCCACGTGGTGTGGGTGGGGCGCGGGAACCCTGTCTGTTTCACTGTGTCCTCTCCTGCTGGCCCCACACGCGGGGGAGGAAGATCTGGTTTACGGCTTGTTTTCTCTTGATTCTGGTGCTGCTGTACCACCGCCAAGGTCAGGGCTGGGAGTCAATCCCAGCCCTTCAGGAATGACCAACCAACACCTACAATTTGAATATCTGCTTTTGTATAGTGCAGTGGAGACAGTAAACCACAACAAGGCACTCTAACACAGACACACGAGATGTCCGGGACAGGTGACCAGAAACTTGGTCAGATTCCCAACCACAAGATCATTCAGTGCCTCCTGCTCTCTAGGCCTTGGATGCTGTGTCAGGGTAGTGGGAACCATCTGTCCGTGCTCACTGTTTGGCCCCTTCTTGAGTACGAGGAGAATTCCTGGGTGATGTGATCGTTCGGTTTTGCAGCTAATGAAGTCAGTTGCTAGTCCGCtcgtatagagggagctttactctgtatctaatcccgtgctgtacctgtcctgggagtgtttgatggggacagtgtagagggagctttactctgtatctaaccctgtgctgtacctgtcctgggagtgtttgatggggacagtgtagagggagctttactctgtatctaacctcgtgctgtacctgtcctgggagtgtttgatggggacagtgtagagggaggtttactctgtatctaaccccgtgctgtacctgtcctgggagtgtttgatggggacagtgtagagggagctttactctgtatctaaccccgtgctgtacctggtgAGGGAGGAGGTGAGCTCACTGTTGCGATCTGCAGCCTGGTAGTGACAGCTCCTTGCTCTGTCCACAGGGAAGCCCGTGTCCCAGTCCACACCAATCAAATGGAAGAAAGGGATGGATTTGACCGTGCTGAACAAAGGAGTGGACGAGAAGGGTCGGAAACGAGGGCATCGCAGCTTCTTCGCCTGGTTCTCAGAGCACCGGAACCCCACCACAGATGAAATCGCTGAGGTCTGTTGTGCCTGAGCAAGTAAAGATCACCCTggttttgtgtgtggggggacgGGACCGggggcgtgtgtgagtgtgtgcgtgcgagTCACTATTCGCACACTCGTATTCTTGTGTTCTTGGACACGCACCCTCTCTCACTATACCCAACTGAGGGTTGGGGTGATGTATAGTTTATTGGGTGTGAGGGGTGCTGCAGGCGGTGCACGCGGGGATTTTTAGAAGGCCTCTCTGCCTCCGTTTTCCTGTGATGTGCACCAAAGTTATGCTCCTGTCTTGTCGCCTCGGCTTTTAGGTTCTGAAAGATGACATGTGGCCAAACCCTCTGCAGTACTTCCTGATTGCCGAGagtgagagtggggagaatggccTGGACGACAGGTGAGCAGAAAATAATCCGGTTCAGTCTATCTGGAATAAACCCCAAATCCCGAGGAGCGGCCCCTTGGAGACCATCACCAACTCGGGCACAGgcattgtgtgttggggggggggagacgggaacctggggccagggggggggggggggggggggggaagagtcataTACCAGACAGTCACAAATAAATCCAGCCAGGAAATTCGGGGAAAAGCTCTTCACCATGGGCGATAGGGGCGAGCAACTCCGAGGCTATTCCCACTCATTGCCGTGACCCCGACTGCTCTGTTTCACCCACCCAAACCCCTGCAAAGAATATCTTGTGACACGGCTTACTCTGGGACTGGGAGTGTCCGGAGGTCACCAGTAAGCATTGTGACTGTCTCAGGAGTTTCATAACCGTGTTTCCTCTGAGCAGGCGAAGGAAGTGAGATTATTTCTGTTCGGCTTTGCACTgtttcaacaacaaaaacaatcccTCCCTCTGATCCTGACTGCCACACCTGGTTAATAGTGTCCGTCTTTGCCACCAAGTCGCTGCCGTCCACTTGGCTCTGATCATTGGCAGCTGGACTGCCTTTCCCCAGCCCAGAGGCGGAGCCTGAACTCCAGCTGAAGCATTATGTGAGGGTTGATGGAAGGGGGAGCCCGGTTTATTGTTAGACCATGGCCAGCTGTGCCCTGGAGGGACgccacagggacaggaggaggcggTTCAGTGTGATGGCAGCTAATctgactccttccatcatccaccaTTTCCCCCTAGTACCCTCGGTCAGCAAGAATTAATCTTGGCCGTTGCTGTTAACCCTGAGTAAACTGCGTGTTGCCGCCATGTGGGAGAGAGCCTCACGCTTCTAGTCGCcctatgtgtggggggggggggggggggggggggggtgtactgttCTCTGACGATTTCAACTCCCGTAGCCCTGTCCCCAACTCCACGTGTCCCCGCCAGCAGCTGAAAGCTTCTCTGCCGGTCGCATCTTTCAAAATCCTTCAAACAAGAGAAAATCCATCAGCCTGGGAGGTGCTGGTTGTTGCTTCTGTCACCGcaaactccaccccccctccccccaaaaagaCTGTCCCACACTCCCCCGCCGTTCGCTCTGTCGCCCCACTCCTGCTGTTGACTCTGTCGCCCCCCCTCTCCTGCCATTGactctgtcgcccccccccctcctgccattgactgtctccccctcccctcctgccattgactctgtctccccctcccctcctgccattgactctgtctccgcctcccctcctgccattgactctgtctccccctcccctcctgccattgactctgtcgcccccccctctcctgccattgactctgtcgccccccccctcctgccattgactctgtcgccccccccctctcctgccattgactctgtcgcccccccccctcctgccattcactctgtcgccccccccctcctgccattgactctgtctccccctcccctcctgccattgactctgtctccccctcccctcctgccattgactctgtcgcccccccctcctgccattgactctgtctccccctcccctcctgccgttgactctgtcgcctcccccatctgcagttgactgtccccccctcccctcctgccatTGACTGTCGCCCCCCTGCCATTGACTCTGTCGCCCTccccctcctgccgttgactctgtctccccctcccctcctgccgttgactctgtccccccctcccctcctgccatTGACTctgtcgccctccccccccctcctgccattgactctgtcgccccctcccctcctgccgtTGACTGTCGACCccccctcctgccgttgactctgttgccccctcccctcctgccatTGACTCTCGCCTcccctcctgccgttgactctgtcgcccccccatctgcagttgactgtcccccctcccctcctgccgttgactctatcacccccctcccctcctgccgttgactctgtctccccctcccctcctgccgttgactctgtcgccccctcccctcctgccgttgactctgtcgccccctcccctcctgccgttgactctgtcgccccctcccctcctgccgtTGACTGTCGACCccccctcctgccgttgactctgtcgccccctcccctcctgccaaTGACTCTCTCGCCTCCCCTCCTGCCGTTGACTGTCGACCCCCCCCTCCTGCTGttgactctgtcgccccctcccctcctgctgtTGACTGTcggcccctcccctcctgccgttgactgtcgaccccctcccctcctgccgttgactctgtcgccccctcccctcctgccgttgactctCTCGCCTCCCCTCCTGCCATTGACTctgtcgacccccccccctcctgccgttgactGTCGACCCCATCCCTCCTGCCGTTGACTGTCGACCCTCCCCTCCAGCCAttgactctgtcgccccctcccctcctgccgttgactctgtcgccccctcctgccgttgactctgtcgccccctcctgccgttgactctgtcgccccctcctgccgttgactctgtcgccccctcctgCCATTGACTGTCGCCTcctcctgccgttgactctgtcgcctcctcctgccgttgactctgtcgccccctcctgccgttgactctgtcgccctctcctgccgttgactctgtcgccccgctccctcctgccgttgactctgtcctcccctcctgccgttgactctgtcgccccctcccctcctgccgttgactctgtcgccccctcccctcctgccgtttactctgtctccccctcccctcctgccgttgactctgtccccccctcccctcctgccgttgactctgtccccccctcccctcctgccgttgactctgtctccccctcccctcctgccgttgactctgtcccccccctcccctcctgccatTGACTctgtcgccctccccccccctcctgccattgACTCTGtcgccatccccccccctcctgccgttgactctgtcgccccctcccctcctgccgttgactctgtcccccccctcccctcctgccgttgactctgtctccccctcccctcctgccattgactctgtccccccccctcctgccgttgactctgtcgcccccccccgccccccccccctcctgccgttgactGTCGACCccccctcctgccgttgactctgttgccccctcccctcctgccatTGACTCTCTCGCCTcccctcctgccgttgactctgtcgcccccccatctgcagttgactgtccccccctcccctcctgccgttgactctgtccccccctcccctcctgccgttgactctgtccccccctcccctcctgccgttgactctatcgccccctcccctcctgccgttgactcagtcgccctctcccctcctgccgttgactctgtcgccctccccccctcctgccgGTGACTCTGTCGCGccccctcctgccgttgactctgtcgccccctcccctcctgccgtTGAATGTCGAcccccccctcctgccgttgactctgtccccccctcccctcctgccatTGACTGTTGCCCCCCCTGCAGttgactctgtcgccccctcccctcctgccatTGACTCTCTCGCCTcccctcctgccgttgactctCTCGCCTCCCCTCCTGCCATTGACTCTGTCGACCCCCCCCATCTGCCGTTGACTGTCGACCCCATCCCTCCTGCCGTTGACTGTCGACCCCATCCCTCCTGCCGTTGACTGTCGACCCCATCCCTCCTGCCGTTGACTGtcgacccctcccctccagccgTTGActgtcgccccctcccctccagccgttgactctgtcgcc contains the following coding sequences:
- the LOC119955651 gene encoding protein SET-like; the protein is MSGAPEAKLARLEEPTAGGRQAAGEPEEAAGGAAQARPGKGAGPGGVVPAGGGGAAPPAVAAVTAAVARETQRALEAVDTCQRELEALNERASEEILRVERRYGDLRRPHLERRSRLIEDIPGFWVTAFLNHPQLSALIDENDEEAFNYMMRLEVEEFEDIKSGYRIKFNFSDNPYFENNLIIKEFHLGTGGKPVSQSTPIKWKKGMDLTVLNKGVDEKGRKRGHRSFFAWFSEHRNPTTDEIAEVLKDDMWPNPLQYFLIAESESGENGLDDSDEENGDDSVVIVDEDEDDDDDDDDDDDDDVQEIVDEEGEEDGSEDEEDDVEEIDDGEEVEEEGVEVEGEEDEAKEGGDG